One window from the genome of Zerene cesonia ecotype Mississippi chromosome 1, Zerene_cesonia_1.1, whole genome shotgun sequence encodes:
- the LOC119829829 gene encoding cysteine desulfurase, mitochondrial: MFRVILKSVVPGFPKSGLSRGSQQELALRTILLGTKSLSNSVDADKFSLKHEEVGRPLYFDAQATTPMDPRVLDAMLPYLVSHHGNPHSRTHAYGWESEAAVEKAREQVANLIGADPKEIIFTSGATESNNISIKGVARFYAPRKKHVVTTQIEHKCVLDSCRVLEGEGFKVTYLPVGTNGIIKLQDLEAAITPETSLVSIMTVNNEIGVKQPIADIGAICKKNKIFFHTDAAQALGKIPLDVNEMNIDLMSISGHKIYGPKGVGALYIRRRPRVRVEPIQSGGGQERGMRSGTVPTPLVVGLGAACEISQREMAYDHAWMEQLAKRFLDKINSKLTHVIRNGDEEQSYPGCINLSFAYVEGESLLMALKDIALSSGSACTSASLEPSYVLRAIGADEDLAHSSIRFGLGRFTTTDEVDYTAEKTIRHVERLREMSPLWEMVQEGVDIKTIQWSQH, encoded by the exons atgtttcgaGTAATACTAAAAAGTGTGGTACCAGGATTCCCAAAGTCTGGGCTCAGTAGAGGATCTCAGCAAGAATTAGCGCTTCGTACAATCTTACTAGGAACAAAATCCTTATCGAACTCCG TTGACGCTGATAAGTTTTCACTAAAGCATGAGGAAGTTGGAAGACCATTGTATTTCGACGCACAAGCTACAACACCAATG GATCCTAGAGTTTTAGATGCTATGCTGCCCTATCTTGTAAGTCACCATGGTAACCCTCATTCAAGAACCCATGCCTATGGATGGGAGAGTGAAGCTGCCGTTGAGAAAGCAAGAGAACAAGTTGCAAATTTGATAGGAGCTGATcctaaagaaataatatttacttctgGAGCAAcagaatcaaataatatatcaattaaaggAGTAGCAAGATTCTATGCACCAAGAAAAAAGCATGTTGTTACTACACAGATT GAACATAAGTGTGTTTTAGATTCATGCAGAGTATTAGAAGGAGAAGGCTTTAAGGTCACATATTTGCCTGTTGGCACAAATGGTATTATAAAGTTGCAGGATTTAGAGGCTGCTATCACTCCCGAAACGAGTTTGGTTTCAATAATGActgttaataatgaaattg gTGTTAAACAACCTATAGCCGATATTGGAGCAatatgtaagaaaaataaaatattcttccaCACTGATGCAGCACAAGCTTTAGGAAAAATACCTCTTGAtgtgaatgaaatgaatattgaCTTGATGTCTATATCTGgtcataaaatttatggaCCAAAGGGAGTTGGCGCTCTGTACATTAGACGCAGACCTAGAGTTCGTGTTGAGCCAATCCAAAGTGGAGGGGGGCAAGAAAGAGGAATGAGAAGTGGCACAGTACCAACTCCACTAGTAGTTGGACTAG gtgCTGCATGTGAAATATCACAACGCGAAATGGCTTATGATCATGCATGGATGGAACAACTGGCTAAAAGATTCCTTGACAAGATTAACTCAAAATTGACACATGTTATAAGAAATGGTGATGAGGAACAATCATATCCTGGATGTATTAACCTATCATTTGCATATGTAGAAG GTGAATCACTATTAATGGCTTTAAAAGACATTGCCTTGTCAAGTGGTTCAGCATGCACATCGGCATCTCTGGAACCATCATATGTATTAAGAGCAATTGGAGCTGATGAAGATTTAGCGCATAGTTCCATTAG ATTTGGCTTGGGAAGATTTACAACAACAGATGAAGTAGA